The bacterium genome segment TTCGCGGTTTCGCATCTCGCCCAAGGATTTCGCCGATATCTGGATTTCGCACACGCTCGCGCGGTTTTGGCGGACGTTCGCGCACCGCAACCTCATCACGCACCTTTCGACCGGCGAGGAACACGTGGCGATGCAGATCGTGCGCCGCAAGCTGTCGGCGATTTTCGGATTCGTGACGGAGGAGGAGTTCCTGGCGCGGCTGCACACGCCGGAGGAGCACAATCAGGAGTATCTCTGGAAACTCCTGCCCGAGCCGCTGGCGATTCAGAATTACGAGATCCTCGGCAACTTCGATTTCACGGACAACAATCCGCAGTGGCAAAATTTCGAGGACGGCGCGGCGCTCGCGCGCGAGCACGGCTATCGCCTGCTCTACTACCTGACGCCGATGAACAAGCCGCTCATCGAGGAGCGCTCGTTTTTCGACTGGGGGAAGGTCGTGCCCGCGTACAAGGAGAACGTCTATCACGTGACGCGGCGCAACAAGCACAAGCTCGTCGACTATTCGCTCGCGGTGCATCCGGCGAATTTTTCGGACACCGATCACATCAACATGGCCGGTCATGAACAGGTCGCGCGGCGCGTGGCCAAAGACATCGACCGCGAGCTGAAGGACAAGCGGCGCCGGTAATCATGGAACTCATTTCCTTCACCACGCTTGTCGCCTTTGTCGCCGCGCTCGCGATCTACTGGTCGCTGCCCGAACGCCTGCGCGCGGGATTTTTCGCGCTGTTCGGCGTGGCGTTTTTTGTCGTGATGTCCCCGCAGGGCGGCATCATCACGGTGCTGTTCCTCTGGGCGGTCCTGACGATCCAACGGCTCATCCTCGCCGCGGAATCGGACAAGGGCCAAAAGCGCATCCTCATCCTCGGCGCGATCTTCACCGTGCTGCCGATGGTGATCTACAAATACCGATTCTCGCTTCTGGGCGGCGTGCCGGGGCTGTCGATCGTCGCGGACCTGCCGCTCATCGTGCCGGTGGGGATCAGCTACTTCACGTTCCGCGCGCTGCACCTTTTGATCGAAACGCGGCGCGGCAACGTGGGGCGCGTTTCGGGCCTCGACTTTTTTTACTACATCATGTTCCTGCCGACCGTCGTGGCCGGCCCGATCGAACGTTTCGGGCCGTTCCAGGAGCAGCGCCGGGCGCAAAAGGAATTCGACGCCGACATGTTCGGCGAGGGCCTTCGCCGCATCACGATCGGCCTTGTCAAAAAGCTCGTGCTCGCGGACATGTTCTTCGGG includes the following:
- a CDS encoding SGNH/GDSL hydrolase family protein, which translates into the protein MSQVPTFFREPRFRYFRVALYVFLIFLVIEIGVRAFFARPDIVIRNAGNNDQAMEYLLEQLRDYKGKKVAFIGSSVMQGYLNAWDERAFPSMAEKILREKYGHEDLKAFNLGVAGASFADHLCILNKVMDADPDVIVQAIHFKLFSTHKATPITRPENAYYLMGVDGFASYLSRFRISPKDFADIWISHTLARFWRTFAHRNLITHLSTGEEHVAMQIVRRKLSAIFGFVTEEEFLARLHTPEEHNQEYLWKLLPEPLAIQNYEILGNFDFTDNNPQWQNFEDGAALAREHGYRLLYYLTPMNKPLIEERSFFDWGKVVPAYKENVYHVTRRNKHKLVDYSLAVHPANFSDTDHINMAGHEQVARRVAKDIDRELKDKRRR